The DNA segment CTATTAGAAAATTACTCCCATTTTTTAAGACTTCTTAAtatcaatattaaataaattaagagttatagctaatattcttatttatatatttttaatatatattttttcaattagtatatatttttattcatcaatTATATATAGTTATTATCGGTgcattaaaatatacaaaacatttaaaatatacaaaacatttgaaattaattaatgtgcaTCATAAGAGGATGTCAAATCAGTGCATGAAAAGTGAGAGGTAATGTCAAATAATTGTAAAAGTCCATGCCtagaattatttcattttatatgaaGAGTacatgaaagagagaaagaatcaCCACCTACTGTCAGGTGTAACAACATAATTGTTCAAGGCCAATGCACAAGAAGCAGACTGCAAAAATAACCTATATAATTAGCTTATTCCCTATCTCTTGTAAACCAAAAACAGTAAAATGTAAGAATGCACACAAAACTACAATTAAATATCTTTTCAATTTAATAGAAACTGAAAAGACATTGCATGATTATGCCTAGGCAACATGCTTACCTAACTGTGATAATGAATAGTGTTAGCACTAATTACAACAACGCCACCTATTGGTGCAGACATGTTTGCCAAAGAtggtttctatttcattttgttgCTTTTTGATTAGGCCCCATTTTCATCCCCCTCCAACAcaccacaaaattaaaaaagaaataagaatactcatatttttaaagaaacttTTAATATTGATGTTACTAGCAACAACcatgattctatttttttttatcaaaaactaaATCCAAATTCCATCTCATGAAAgctagtatttttattttttaccataTATAAATACATACTTAAGagacaaacaacaacaacaacaaaaccttatcccactaggtgaggtTGGTTACATGGATAACACAACACCATTCAGcacaattaaaaatcaaagttatagaaatacatatttaagagacaagatgataaatattaatattctcTTAAACTCACCATGAACAAacgtaaaatattttacatgccTCATATCCAAGTCACATAGGTTTATCATATAAGATGACTCAATACGAGCAGCAACTGCTCCTGAAGATCCCAAGGCATCATCCTCCCCAACTAAACCAGAACCAATCTGACAACAATAATACATggataaaaaacttaaaagaattttttccaATTGTAAATACACTAACAAAATGAATCACAATTGATTTATAATCAATTAGATTTTAGAAGTTGGGTGGATTACAGAATGCAATGCTAGGTTACAACATTTGCAGTTAAAAGCATTCTGGCTATGATGTAGCTTAAGCAATAGGCATACATGTATCATATCTTTTCTATAGTTGTTGACCATTCAAAGAAAGATGTGATAGATCTGCACaatcaagaaaatttattattatggttCAATAAAGTCTTTGTCACTGATCTTTAGTTTCATGGTCAAATTTTATACAATAGCTCCATGAGTATATGCAATGTATTGCAATATGAGAGGAAATAGTTATGATTAATTTATACGATGTAATTTCATTTTGAAAACAGTAAAGTTGATTGGGTCATTAAACTACATACAATTAGTTGTATTGAGGATGTGTAACATATTTGATTTTAAGATCTATTGATTCTTGAGAATGTACTATTAGTATTATGGTAATTTGAGTCATAGCTTCGCTTTTCAAAATTAGTAAACAACAGTTCAAGTAACTATCCTAAAAAATTATGGCATTCCTCTCTAACCAAAAGCATAGTACCAAATAACTGCTCGTATAGCACACTAATGGGATCTTGCTGTCTTAACTCCTAGTCCAATCAAAACCACTAAAATGGCATGAGAAATTGCTCTCAAAGACCTAAATCCTCTTTGGAAATCCAGTTtccctaattaaattaaaagtttaaaactaAAATGTCTGCACCATAAATGTCTTACTGTTGTACATATGtatttttgattaaaaaagattTCTTAAGAAAAAAGGAGAGATACATATGCAAAAGGATAAGAAATTCTCAAAAATTATACCAAGTTCCTAGACCCAAACCTCCTCCTTTATGGGGATTGCAAAATTCCCaactaagaaaagaaagagagacataaaaacaaaacaaagatgtCTCTAATTAACCCATTAACCCCCTACCAAAGAAGACCCTCATTACTTTCTCTATACATTGTGCAATAACAACTGGTATGCATAAAAAGAGAGACATGGTACAGTAGGATACTATATAGAGAAACCTGACCAGTGAAAGAAATTTACAAAAAGAAAGCACCCTTCAATATGTGAAAAATGTAGCATACTTTATCATAACTAACATGTTCTCTCATGCATTAAAATTCTGGATTCTAGCATGAATAATTCTTATTGTCGTCTAGCATGAATATTAAAGCTACTATACTAGTGTCCTTACAAATCAGTTGAATCATAGATTATTGCTTTGTCATAAAGTTATGCTCCCGATGGACCTGTGGCAGTAGGTTCAACACTCTGCTCAATATTCTTGGTAGAACAGGaaaaggaaagaatcaaaagcaTGTTCGCAGTCATAAGTCTATAATGTCAAAAGACATAAGAAAGAATCAAAAGCATGCTCATGGTCCAAATGGCTTTCTCTTCTTTATTAGGTAGGAATTAAAAGAAGGAATTACacgttttctttcttcttttttttactatctTTATAAAGAAAGGAGATAAATAATGTCGGTGAGACCACATGGGTAATGGTATCTCATGAGTGCATGTTGTTTGGAATGTTTGCTCGAGAAGCATAAGCTTCAGAAACTTACCATTTACGATTACACTTCACATGACCCTTTTCCAATTAAACAATCCTCCCCCAttggttaatttatttaatgttaattaaaatgataccactaataataatacactaacacacatactaccCACCCTCATTATCATCTTGGAAAGCAGCCCACTTCCCACATCAACGCTAATCACACAACTAACACTTCACTATAATATCAGCAatactattaaaataatattcccagccttcaaattaaaataatctaaattcCACGACAACAACAGCAAGAGCATTAATTCAACACCCACAAAAATTGAATATTCAATTCCCCTAATGAACACAATGAAATGCCTAAAAGGCAAGAGCAAATTAAATACAGTATTCCTACACCAGAACAATCAAATTGCAtgaattcaataattaattaactataaaCTCACACAATTAAGTAGCAAGGAAAATTCATCAAACAGATAAATGAATTAGGGATTTCAACAACATCGTACCGTGTAGTAGCGCAGACAAGCTCCCAGCGGACATGTAATCATAAACGAGcaatttctcgtccttgaaaaagtAAAAGGCTCTGAGAAGAACCACATTCTCGTGCTTAATCTTCCCCAGAACCTTCATTTGCATCTCAAACTCTTTCTTCATCACCACAACATCCTTCGGCCTCTTCACCACCACGGTGGTTCCTTCCTCCAGCACCGCCTTATACGAAGTCCCCACGCTACCCTTCCCCAACACCTCCATCGAAGCCCTCAACAAATCCTCCAAATCAAAACTGTAAATTCCCCCTTCGAAGAACACGAGCTTGTTCCTCTCCGCCTCCACCAAACCCCCAGTTATATCCTCCTTCGACGACGACGTCCCCGCCTCCGCCGGCGTGGCAACTCGCGCAGCCACCACCGGCTTCGGCGACTTCACTAGTTGTCTCCACCGCCGCCTCAGACACAGTAACAGCAGCAGCAACGCCAAGCCGAGAACAGAGCCCACAACGATTGCGACGTATCCATGGCTGCAGACAAGTTTGTTGGTTCAGAGTTAGGGTTGATAAGTATAATAGCTGCGAATAAAGGGAAAAGAGGGAGCAGTCGTGACTTTATTTCCCTAACGTTTAAAAACAAAGATGGTCCTATATAAAATTTGTCATTGTATGCGTCCGCACAAATACATCCTAAGGCGgttttataaataatcatctTAGAACAGCTCATTGCCTTTGTTTTAAAtctcaatatttataaaaatgtcacCAACATACTTTCTAAGACGGGTCTATAACAATCATCGTTGGAATCGCGTCGtacaaaatagttttttttagtagtgatttcTCAATCAGTGTGCATTAacattaaacaactaaaaaaatggGATGAAAAGAGTAAAACAtagttgtttaaatttttttaattaatttagttgacaaaaatattttatcagcaatatttatatgtattttattatatttgatgatgattatatgaaatattattttaatttaaattaaaaatttagaaaaggagttataaagtaaaaaatatttaattatatgaaattaattaataatatatacacTGTTCATtaccaaatataaaaatgaaaatttattacataaaaataagtaaataaaattatgttttaaaatggaaattttttaatggaaagttttccaaaaaataatttaaaattacatttatgcAATTAAGATTAGTTTGTTTTAAACAAAATGAGTAAGAGTACTATAAGCTAACAGTCTGattaattttgaaagaaaaaaaaacaaactgatTAATTTATCTACAAAGTAGATAAGAACAAACAACGTTGACATTTCTTTGtggaaaataatcattaatagtTAAGTAGATCTGTATTGGTACgttgcttttctattttcttctttaattcACAGAAGTTGCTTAAATATACCAATTCTTATGATTGTGACGGTTGAAAGGGAGCAAAACCTGCGATATATATTTTAAGTACAACATAAACTGAaacaatagtatttttttaacttgtagtAAAAAACAATAGTGATTTTAAGTAggacttaaattaaaataatagttccttcaaaagataaattaaaataatagtaattattttatttgaagaagccgatattaaaaataatctaacaCTATAATATTTGGTAAATAGAAAGTAAATTTACACATAAAATATTAGATAGAAGATatacaaaagattcaacaattttggaaaaaaaataaacaacacttttagaaaaaacttaaaTGTGTTTGAGGTTCCAAATAAATGATCGATTTTATTTTGGgtctccaataaaaaaaattattatattgaattCTTGATATATATTGATTCTCAATCGTCAATTAAATGATGATGTAATATTACCTCAATGACTAATTTATATCGGAGaaatttgttttcaaggttACACGTTAAATTGCTTATATAAAGACTTTTACCTTTAAAGACCTAATGAAACCATTGTGCATTAGGACATGCACAAAGGACAAACTAAAATCCCATGAATAAGTTGTTATATCCCTTAAGTGAACAAAGCATCTCATGTGGATATGTTGTTACACTCCTTGAGAATTAAACTAACTCATGTGGATAGGTTGGTATATCCTTGAGAACTAAATCAACTCAAGTGGATAGATTGTTATATCTCTTGAGAATCAAATCAACTCATGTGGATAGTAGTTTATATCCCTTGAGAAATTTTCTTACCTCTCGTGGATAGGTTGTATCCCTTGAGAAATGAATAAATTCCATATGGATAGACTATCACATCCCTTGCTAAGGGTGAACAAGCACCCATCACCCATGTATCCCTATATACTATTGAAATAGTATAGACTATAGAGTAATATAATAGTGGTAGAGATTACATGCAAAGCTTTTTTTGTCTAACCTTTGTTAATGTGAATGACCAATAATGTGTTTTTGTTATCCTTCCAAGGCTTTATCTTGTTGAGTGTGTGCGAgatgatattataatatttgtgaATTATTGCCTAGGTAATGTCTTTATTTAAATTGTTGTACATTGTAATGAGCTATGGATAAGATAAATATATGTAAGATTCGAAAAATTGATGTATGCATAGAGTGGAGGACTATAACTTGTGCTAGCAtacttttgtatgttcttgggTCTTCTGGTTGAGTTTGTACGTTTTGTCATAGTGGAAATGTTTAGCCACGTATAAAGAAATTGTATGGATGTGTGAGAGTTGTCACCAAAGAAAAATGGTCCCTTTCTAGAGTTGTAATGTTAAgttttctcttgtttttttcttcttacctATGGTcttacattattaaaaaatagagcttctaaattgattttataacaCATTTTATGACGGTTCAAAAATTGTCTTTGAAGTCATTATCGACTTAAAAAATcaactttctaagacgattttttaacAACCgttttagaaaacatttttttcattcaatacACCAAAATCATAACCAACCAAAAATACCTACTATCATTTCATTTGGGTTATTAACTCAAATAATATCTCACTTTTGTATACAATGTTTTACACTTTTAGAGAtcaaatcatcaaaataatagTTTACTCAAGCTTAAGTTGCAAAGATACTAAGTACTAACCAGAATCAGGTCCTTCTTTGTCATCGGTGACAATGTACTGTGATGACCCTGTGATTCCAGGCACTCACGTATTCCCAATGCACCTTCTACACATCCAACAAAATTTGGATTCAATTTAGCATATTCATTCCCTTTGTAGAACACCCCCTCAATCTTCTACTTTTCACCTGAGGCTTGTTCTCAATCAtagtggaaaaaataaaaattaatcacgGTTATCATGcataaacaaagttttgaagaattaaatattaatcataGTCACGtgtacaaataattaaataattcaggGTGTATAGTTATGGTTGTGTGTGGTAACAACTGTTTCGTGTGTTGTTGTGTGGACTTCGACTAGGTGCGGTTGTGCTAGTGTGGGATCACTCATTTTGAGGGTAAAGTTTGATTAGGATATAGCAATAAAAATGATACAGCAGAGAAACTAAGAAGAGTAGTAGCTAGTGAAATATTTGTTATTGGAGTGAGTGTTGGAGAGGAAGTGTGttatatagaaaattggggTTGCTGGGTTATGACACGTACATGTGAAATGGTGAGTAGGCCTTTGCACGATGAACATGTTTCAGTTAGGCCCCAGTTAAATACatcaaaaaaactaaaatagatgACATAAATAAAGACAGACAAAtgagaataatatattttttaatacattttttgcTGAGTGAAATTTGATTTAGAAGTATAAAATTATGGGAATTCAACTCTTTATTTAATCATTCCCtgacttttaataaattttaaatcccTTGGTTTGGTGCTTGCAGCCTCCCCTGGACAAATGAGAATAATAATAGGGTCAGTTTTTGGTGCCTTTCAATGTTAGAAGTATAAAATTATGGGAATTCAACTCTTTATTTTCAATACCCCTGGACAAATGAGAATAATAATAGGGTCAGTTtttgaaaacattattttagGCAGCATGATTCTTGTTGGggtattgaaaataaaatacattatttttaatctatttttttaataattgtacaCAAAATAATGTTTTCATTATTTCCTCTCtgtaaaatcattaaaattaggaaagagattaaaaacaaagtaacggttttataaatttaaaataaaaacagaaaataatgtTATCTaatgtttatatacaaaaaaatgataataagaaGAAATATTGGGAGACGGAAGAACACAAAAGTGAGAGCATACCTCGCTTCGCTGGCTTGAGAAGGGATGAACTAACCCTTTGAATCATTATCAAGAACCCTTTGCAAGAGAAACTTTACTCGCAACCCCAACATATAAatgaactatataaaaaaaacatataaaatgaataaagcCAAAGACTCAAATAAAGAGtcatgaattttatatttgtcaAGACCTTCTAATTAAGTACATTTCCTTTGAAAAGTCCATAGGGCACCTAACATCAGTTACCACAACACTGGCAACATTATCTCATATCTTCTTGCACTCACACTTTGTAAGTTCCGCGAATATCTTTATGTCTCTTTCTTGTTGAATAGTTTATTACAATAAACAACACCAGCTACAGCTGTGCCCTCTGAGAAAAAAACCAAGACAAACTTGATTATGATCACTTTTAAGCTCATTTATTTCCCTTATTCTCCCGACAATATGACTGGTCTAGTGACCTTTTAAGATTTAATCATCTTTAAACCTCCCAAATCGAATAACACTTGAGAATTTGAAAGTGAATAAAAAAGAtagatcaaaacaaaaaatcagaaACCAACCTGTTCTAGGAACATAATTGTGattgttgcaaaaaaaaaaaaagaacacctGAAAATGGctataaatgaatataaaaaaattgtctaaaattTTAGGCACATATCCCATAGATGAACAACACAGGCCTTAAGTCTCCATATGTTTGTTTCCTAGATTCACGTCCTttaccaaataaaaaacatttattttaggcAACTCCAAACATAGTAATTAACCTCACACTGCAatttatcaattgatttttggCAAAATTCCAACTACTTTAGAGTTTGAAAACAATGGCTAGAATAACATATTGAATGTATTGTATGCCTGTGCATGTTCATGAAATAGAAACCTTAATCACAATAAACATCTTTTAGCCTAATTCAATAGATAGATCTAAGAAGAGTAAGATATGATAAGTATCATTTCCAATAAACATTGCCCAACCTAATCGATAGATTAAAAGCAAGATACAATAgacattattttcaataaacaTAGTAAATTATAGCAAAACCCATACGTGTAggctaaagtaaaaaataaaattataattatgtcAACTATATAAGGAAAACTTACAATTTCAATCCAATGATTTTTGTATTTACCATACCCATCTTTATCACCCCTTGCTCTCTCTTTCTTCAGAAAGAGTTGAACCCCAAATCCTCCATATCAACATAAGCTACAAAGCTTTTGCCGACATCAACAATTGGTTTACACCAAGAAACATGCATTCTTAAAATTAGAGAcagagataaataaaatagaaaagttgGATAATGGCCTTTGActcaacaaaacaaaagttaCGAAGCAACTTGAAGAATGGGAATGAGACCGTGCAACCATGGCAGCCACAATAGCGAACCCCAAAAAATAGTCAGAAagcacaacaacaataacaacatgagataaatcaaatccaaattaaaactgaaaaaaaaaatagccatATTACCTGAAGAAatcaaagggaaaaaaaatgaagtaataGGTACACAAATAGAAAATAACAAAGTTTACAATGATAATTTAACACACCTCTAGGGTTTTGCATAATTTTTGTACTGAGTGCCACCGCTTCTTCCTCTTTTATTCTCCTTATCCTCCTCCTGAGCACCAATGATgtcatttctctcattttcgttcatgttgTTGCCGATGGCGCATCACAACCATGCATGGAGGAGCACCACACTCCCAATCTCACAAATCCCTCTCCCTTTCACCTTGCCCCTTCCAATTTAAGTTAACACTTCAGCAAAAATAGTTTGAGAGAAAACTAACCCGCAATAGCGTAGAGCCCCcgagagaggaagaaaaaaagtggCGCGAGAAAAGGAAAACACAAAGCCTTGCTTCCTCTGCGTCTTTGCAGATCTGAGAACCAACACAAACCTGCAATAAAAAAGGTGAAGTAAGAAAGAGTGAAAAATAAACATTCGGAGAGaaaacaaagagagagagagagagagagtgtgtgtgtgtgtgtgtgtgtgtgaaatcGAACTTGGGTTTGATTGAATAGTGAGCTAGCGAGTGCGCAAGATGCGGTTGACATCGAGGAGGGTGTGGTAGGGCTCTGGCGAGATGTTGAAGGCCAACGGGAGCTCTGATAGGATGATGAAGATGTGGTCCTCGTTGTCGTAGTGTGCATCGTTGTTGTAGGtgaaaaacatacaaagaaattaattaaagagtgagagagagatagaTAGACAGAGAGGGATACAAATAGGGTTTTAAAGCATTCGACAACAATTATACAAATAATCGTCGTTGAACACgaccttctaagacggtttcttTAGAATCATCATTGTTGAAGTTGATCATATTACAAAATTACCACCACACACACATTCTAAAATGGTTATTGAGAATTATTGTCGTTTTCCAATcatagaatataatttttttagtagtgctaCTTGACAATAAGTGGTggatggaaggaaggcaagaCATCCGAACTACCCTAGGAACACCAAAGGTGAACAAGGTATAAGGCACAATGAGATCATAATGGGGATAGTGGAACTATGAAAGGTTAATACAACTTCCCTAGTATTCCCCTACTTTAGTGACTCTATAATGTTATATATTGAGAATACAAATGTCACTTTTCCTAGCCATTGAGGTTAGCAACGAAGGTCATAGTTTAGTATGCATATTAGGAATGATAAAGATGTcactaaatatttattatatcttaTGTATCATCCTCTATTGGGATGGGTCTAGTAGTTATGTTGAATGGTTGAATTCGATTTCAAACATTATAATTACTTAAATACTTCATTTGGTCGTATATTTAAGAAACAaacaattaattcattaagatcAATAAAAGTATGTAAGTTAActaattttcattaataatgTTGGAAAGTTAAATTTTATCCCAAAAATATCCATagaattaaatgatttaaatagTGGTAATATTTAATGACACTATACATAAATTTAAGGGATGATTTTTATTCACCAATGAATGTGGCTTATATTGCTAATGGGTTAGCAAATGCATCCACCTCCATTAAGAATGAGTGAACACCTTATTAATAGAATTCACAATAAATTAAAGGATATAAAAAGAGAATTAACCATTAATACATTTAAAAGTGTGTCcatgtttcttataattagaCTTAATAATAGAGTCAATTGTTTGGTATAAAAAGGACCGAAGGAAGTATCTATCTATAAACCTAATACTATTTATTCACAATTGGAGCATGCATATAatcttttgtgtttttgatAAATGTATATTATATGTCCATTCCCTAATATCTCATACAATTTCTTATCAAGTAACAACGAATAGGAGATTTATGTTTTacaatatttacaaatttacaTTTGAGAaacttcttttacttttttttaaaattgaaacacACATGTGTGTAGATTGCTAACCTACTCTcatctcttttttatttgaagtatGTTAGCAATCTACACCTAAAGTTTAAGACCAACAAATcaaaatctcttttattttaattaatttatttcaaggataatacaaaaatttaattaatactgtctttatttctatttataagacttaactttttaaatctagttattcttttatataatactCAATCAATATTAACTCATGCATTAATTATTCCGACTAAAATatctctaattaaaaaaaaagaaattgtattGATAAACATTTGGATAagagataataatattaattataatatagttttaaaaaaatgtataaatttagGACATATTTATTACCATaaagtatattaattatttttcttaatatcaAAGAAATATGTAATATAGAAATAGaggtaatatttaattttaaagaaacgGATTTCACTATTTTGTCTCATATCACGATGCCATCAACGGCCCCAACACGTCGCTTGCTACCATTTACGAACCTCACGAGTCTTTATTCATCTCATACCGTTGTGCATCCGGAACGAACCTCACACTGCTAACACCCTGCAACCAGAGCACCATTCATCCATAACATAGAATAACCAGAGCCAACAAAACCACTAATGAATTTATCactaccaatttttttaattttttttgttttcgtaaattaaatatgaatctTATTCTATTGGTAACATAAATGGAGACAATAGAAATGATcgaaaaccaaaattaacgtTTTCACAGAGGATGATTTTTGCTGGTATTAATTTCAAACACTATCACAAACTCTAAATTTGATactataaaatcaaatttcacaGATGTGGATAATGCTTAGTGTGTTGCTCATTCAGCTCCTAGGTGGGTTTCTTGCATGTATTTAGTCTGCAGGGTCTCAAATTACTCTTCATGTTGATGGTAGTTGTCAAGGCAGATCCTACTGGTTATGAAGGTTTGTTGCATGACTCTAATGGGGTCTGGATTCGcggattttttttaaggatataGGGATTGCGGATATTGTTAAAGCTGAGTTGATGGCCCTGTTTCAAGGGTTGAATGTTGCTTGGGAGTTCGGTTATGCTGACATTCTGTGTCTCGGATTCATTGcttgttattcatcttattaACCTGCCACTTCTAGGGTTTCATCATTATTCTACCATTGTTGAAAACATTATAGACTTCATGAAGGAGGATTGGAGGATTCAGTTGGTCCATTCCTTGAGAGAGAAATATGTGtgctaacttttttttattgaagttgTAAATTCTCCCTTGTACTTGCATGGTTTGCTTGTAGCGGATGCTATGAAGATTCCTATCCTTAGGGAGTAGTTTTGCTTTCTTTGGTTTTTTGTTTGCACCTTTCTCTTATATTACccgaaaaaaaaagtttagcaATTCAAAGCAAGCAAACTACAATCAATCGAAAGTAACAGTAAAACTAATATTAAAACAattactctctttttttctttctttttattagtgcccacattaacaaaaaataacaggtaaattgtttttaatgttttagtGGTCGATGGCATcgtgagagaagagagaatagAATGAAGAGTGAaatcagttttaaaaaaattaaatattggttaaattactttattatatatccctaaaatacattaattagaATAAAAGAGATTGTGATTTTTCGGTACTTTTAGTAGAGGTTGCTAACATactccaattaaaaaaaaaaaggtggaaGTATGTTACAAACCCCATACATACCCGCGTGCGTGTGTAAATTAACTATTAGGTACTTGCAAATGTAATCACTAAATGTGGTCAatcctttgtttttctttacgCAAAAGCACACAAGCTGAACTTCTTTCAAAAGGTTCcatgttttataaaatataactcAAGTCTACATAActtgtgaaaattttatttgcattttcattaactaaaaaataataaaggctcattttctttactttttgaaTCAAAGATAAGTTAGGTTCTATTCCTGACTTACGTTGTGTTTGGTAGGAAGAGAACAAACGAAAAGGAAGTtggtagatgaaaaaaaaagtgagaaataaaagtttttttgttaaagaaaaataaagtaaaaatgaaggggtaaatatttaaattaaatttgtttgatatgtaaaaaaggaaaaaaagagaaataaatttataataaaaaaacagttttaccttccataaaaaaataaagtttttcctttcaacatgtgtgccttaatttttttaaaagcatagtTTGACTCTACAACTTGAAAATAGGtcatataattgattatgtaTATGCTATAATCAGTTATATGACTTTGATAGAAAGTTTCAAAGTTTTGcaatatcaaaaattaaaaaaagacacaatttcaacaaataaaaattgactATGCTGCAAAGCATAATTGATTATGCTCAAGCATAAGCATAATTGATTATGATGGGGGCA comes from the Glycine soja cultivar W05 chromosome 6, ASM419377v2, whole genome shotgun sequence genome and includes:
- the LOC114416529 gene encoding cleavage and polyadenylation specificity factor subunit 1-like isoform X2 encodes the protein MWFFSEPFTFSRTRNCSFMITCPLGACLRYYTIGSGLVGEDDALGSSGAVAARIESSYMINLCDLDMRHVKYFTFVHGTRNY
- the LOC114416529 gene encoding probable inactive receptor kinase At2g26730 isoform X1, whose translation is MEVLGKGSVGTSYKAVLEEGTTVVVKRPKDVVVMKKEFEMQMKVLGKIKHENVVLLRAFYFFKDEKLLVYDYMSAGSLSALLHGTRNY